In the genome of Hevea brasiliensis isolate MT/VB/25A 57/8 chromosome 14, ASM3005281v1, whole genome shotgun sequence, the window AGTTGTCAGCAACCTTTTCTTTCCTAACCTCAAACAGCTTATTTTGACACCAAAATTCTTAATATCTGCCCTTGATTTTCAGttacaaaatttataaatgaaactttttttttgcaagataaatgtgatttatattgttGTAGAATTAAGCATCGTTCTTATGATGCTATGGTCTTCAGTTTCACCTGCCCTGCCTCTATCTCAGTCTGGAATTTCCTTGCAGCTGCACCAGATGTAGTAAATATGGCAGCTCCATTGCCATATCTGCAACAGGAGTATTACCACATGTAAAGAGACTAGATGCAGAGAAAATGGTAATTTACAGGCTAAGGAAGTCATAGTTGAGGATATACTTATTTCTATTGACAATGTCAATGGCTTCTTCAAAGCTATCAGCCTGAGGGTTAAAACAAGAATAATAAAAGatacatattaataaatcacCATTCCAATCCACACAGGAGAAGGAAAACAAAAATTCCTTCAACTCACCTTCATGCATAGGAAAACCGGCCCAAAGATTTCCTCCTGCAAAGGTCATAAGCAAAAGTCAATCTTTTGCACACATTCAAGGTCCATGTCCTTCTGTCTGACCTACAGATTTTCCAAAGTCCAGTTTACTGAAAAGCATGAATAATACCTTGTAGCACTCCATATCAGCTGTGACACCTGATAAGATAGTAGGACCAATAAAATTGCCCTGCTCATACCCTGGAACCTGGTTGAAACCATCAATAAATTGGTAAGTAGAACATTTCATCTTTACAAAAGCTGAAAATCTGTCATGTTGATGAAGAATAAAGGACTCCAAGGATCAAAAGGACCCTCGAAAGAAAAGCACCGAGTCAAATTTTCAGCTACTTCCTACAATGAAAAATTAGAGTCGCCCTCTTAATGTTTTCAAACTACACCATAATTTCCAGTAATAATATATCCTTCATGTCTGAAAGTGTGTATTATCCTCACCAGAAACGAAATACCAGTTTGATTACCCCATTCTTATCAGCAATGATGTATCTGGTGCTTGTAACAAAATAATGATGCggaaaattaaataaagataCCACTATGTTTCTTCCATCAAGGAGAAGTTTGGCTCCACTTTCAACACCACTTTGAATTAATCTGTGAATTCGTTCCTTGGCCTGCAAATGCAGAAGTTAAGACAACTttcgttttcattattttatcatCTGAAGTAGTAGTTGTGCAATCAACTAGCAAGAATATCGAAACATGTACCATACCTGTTTGCTAATCACTGGACCCAAGTCTGCATCAGGCACTGTTCCAGCATTTACTTTCAGAGCCTTTGCACGTTCCACCAGTTTATTCTCCCTGGAAAACAAGGGAAAAAATTGCCATGATACTACAATACCATTATTGATAGCCTACTTTAAGTTTCCTTGATTGTGAACTGTGTCAACACAATATAATGGCAAACAAGTGTAGCTCTTCAAGTGCTCATATGCATAAAGCACACTAAAAGAAAGTGAAACAATTAGTAGAAAATATTAACATTAAGTCAAGGTTTTAGTCTTCAAAATGAAGAGAAACTAAATTAAAACCATGCAAATTGAAAGGCATAAGAATCTGAAAAAATGAAAAGGATGAAGAGGAAAAAACATAATACCATGGTTGTGAATCTCCAACAAAAACTACCGTGCTCAGTGCCATGCAACGCTGTCCAGCAGCGCCAAAACCAGCAGCAACTAGGGCATTTAAAGCAGCATCCATGTTCGCATCAGGCAAGACAATTGCATGATTCTTGGCTCCCATGTTGGACtgaacaaaataattataaagcCAGACATCAAGCATTGCAAAGCAATCATATTGTCCCTAAGATACTGGATAGTTACTAGCAAAGAAAATGAAGTGCACTTACCTGAACGCGTTTCCCTTTGGCTGATGCTCTTGCATATATGTGCATGCCAGCCTTTGGACACAGCAACAAGAAAGTAAAATGTGTGAAACTATAATACAAGTATCACCATGTAGatggaaaaaaataataataaataaataaaaagaggcTGACCAACTATGCTGCACATCCAGTCAAGAGATTGattattcattaaaaaaaatagtaCACATTTCATAAAAAGAAAATAGTATAAGACTGCTGCTAATAGATATCAGGCAACGAAAACTATAACAATACTAGAGATGAATTTACTTCAAGAAACCTAGACTATCTTCTGTCAATTCATTTTGTCTATTGAAAATGCAGAAATGTGTTTATATGCTGAAAATGCAGTACTGTTTCCTAATGTTGGAAACATAGAGATCATGAACTTTGActctttaaaaattattttaaaatggaCTAATGGATTCTAAGCATAATGTGTTCATTTATTTATCAAGCAGTaaacaaaatcttaaaaattttctGCATTTTGGAAATTTTCCACAAGCAAGTATGCTCTGGGGATTCCCAACTTGCAAAATTTGAGATGATATATAAAAATCACATAGGAATTGGAACATGGACACAAACAGCAATGAGTAACTTACAATATTGGAACCAACAAAAGATATAGCTCTGATGTTGTCATCATCACAAATAGCATTAACAACATCCTGCCGCAAAATTGAAACATTTTAGGAAACAAATTTTCTTAATGGTAACATGAATTACCACCAATTACCAGAAATTGTAAGTTCACATCTTAGAATATAATATGTGGAGCAAACATAACTCTTTGCAGGCATGTTATATCTTTGCAATAATGCAGACATGCTAAAAAGTCATCCAATTGAAAACCTAAACTCCTTAAAGATGTAATTAAAATATTCAGTATGTTCTTTGCATTTTTGCAGGAAAGGACAAAAGGAGCCAATGAAGCTTCAAAGAGCTGAATAAGTGAAGAGGAGCTTATTGTTCAGTAATAGCATACATTGGTACCATGAACGATGTTCAAGACACCATTAGGCAGACCAGCTTCCATGGCTAACTCTGCAAGCGTTATAGAAGCTCCTGAAAACaccaaaaaaagaaaattatagatGAGAGAACAATATGAATGTAATTCTATTTCTCAAGGTCACAAATATAACTAAATAATCTTAtggaaaataacaaaaaaaatggtATAACCAAGAAAACTGCCTACACTCATTTATTGAAGTCCATGCATTTTAGGTCTTATATATTAGAACACAGACAGAAATGGTGCTTATAAAACCTTATAtctgattcagaatacaaaaaatTTCAGTAAAATGTCTTTCCTGATTCCAAACTGTATTAAATTGGAAACAATTCCAAACAGCACCACACATTATTTGCTTTAATGTATTCAGAAAAGGTTTGCAAACATGTAGCAATAAGATGCACAGAATATGCAACTCTGACTAGTAGAAAGGTAAATAGATACCCCCTCTACCCATAATGTTTGTTCTCCAGCCCAGAATTTGCCAGGACTTCCAACACTCGTATTCCAATTTATATTAGTGAAAATAGCAAAAAAGCCTCTGTGACATGGgggaaatttttaaatattaacatTTACAAGGACAACTATTATAGATAGAACAAGAAAGGATTAGCACTACATGTGATGggagtaaacaaatggcaaaacaAAGTCCTAGCTTCCATGCACTATTAGTATAGGAGGATGAGATCTCACAACTATGGCAAACACCACCCTTCTCAATCCCATTTGCCTAAAACATACAATGGAGACTACACTTTCTCTGCAACCAACCTCTAACAAGTTATTCATGATATATCtacatttttttttcctattatgTAATTGTTACAGTCCCATGGGAGAGATAACGCTTTACAATATTAACAAGTTAGCACTCACCTGGATCTTTCTCTGAGGGCTTTAAGACAAATGTATTACCACATGTAACTGCAAGAGGGAACATctgcaataaaataaaattaaaaaattttccttTACTTTTGTTTGGGAATCAAAAAAGATTGATTTCCGACAGCCAGAAAGCCAGCTAATTTTTGCATACTCATGACAATTAAAAACATAATATGAaacaataaattagaatagttaactGTTCTGAGTTCTGACTCATATTAAACAAAACATTCACAGTTCAGCCTCACGAAAAACAAGATGTGCAAGTATCATAATACATAGTTAAGGATCGGTCAAAGAATTAAAAGTAATGTTAGGAATAGAAAAGAGAACAAAAAATGCAAATCATTAATAAGAATTTAGAATGCTTTACCCATAAAGGAATCAGCGCAGGAAAATTGAAAGGGCAAATCCCAGCACACACTCCAAGTGGCTCTCTAATGCTATAGGTATCAATTCCATTTGACACATTAGGGACATACTCGCCCATTTGCAGAGTTGCCATTCCACAAGCATGCTCCACGACCTCTATATGAGAAAGTGAAAGAATAGACACAAGAAATCAACAATTAAGTTCAATAATTTATCACCACAAAAACTTCTCAAACAAAAAAAGGGAGGGAATATGAACTAACCAAGCCCACGGAACACATCACCATGTGCATCCTTCAAAGTCTTCCCCTGTTCAGTAGTAATATTCATCGCAAGCTTATCCTACAAGAAGATAGCTAGGATTCTGTTAATAAAAAATTGAAGATTTCTGTTTGTAAAATGATAAAATCCAATGCAACGAGGCAAGAAAAAACACATGCTTACAATGTCTCTACGAATAAGCTCTTGGAGCTTGAACATAATGCGTTGGCGGGTCGTCACTGGTGTGTTACGCCAAGATGGAAAAGCCTGCTTTGCTGCAGACACTGCAGCTTTGAACTCTTCATTTGTAGTCAAAGGAACTTGTGATACAACTTCTTGCGTTGCCTATCACAAAAAACTGAAATCAATCAGAACCCAAAAAGAACAACTACTTGCaacaatatatttaatataacacAGAAAACAAAGTTCTAAGTACTCACAGGGTTTATCACATCAATGGCTGTAGATGATTGCGAATCAACAAATGTGCCTCCAATGAAATTTGGTACCCTCTGATACAATTCATTACCAATGAAATGATACAAAAAACACTCATTGAATTAATATTTCAATAGCAAGGAACTTAAGGCTATGGAATTAAACTTTGGGTTTGACTTTTAAACTAAGAAAAACTATAAAAAGAAATTGTTTTCACATTGAAAATTTTCTAGTAATTACAAGTCTGTATAACTTCAAATTAATCTGTGTAAATATTTTCCAGATACTAGACCCAAAAGACTAAACTTTGAATTCAACTTCCATGGGGAGCAAAATCGCAGTTAGTGGTTTAATGATAAATTCCTTTTTCaaatttcaactcttttaatttctcaaaaatatATTTGTCAAGAAAGATATTTCAACTATAAAAGGTGCGAAATTCAGAAATAGGGGAAAAAGTTAAACATTACACATAAGTTACGTTCCTTATTTAAGTTCTTATGATCTGAATGAAGAACTCAATTAAACAACAACAAAACTAACTCCCTAAAATTTCTCCAAATGAATTTGTTTGAAAGAACTTAATTCAGCAAGAACAACTCGACTATAACAAGATATTTACATACAGCTCAGAACAGCAAAGTTCCAAACTGAGAAAAAAACATAATTTCCCTGGTCTTTCCCGATAACCAAGCAGCCCATAATACTCTTAAGctcaaatatctcatatttcccTTCATCCACTAAACCtgagtgtgtatatatatatatatatatatatatatatatatatatatgaaaatattaCCATAGGTTTTCGCTTGCTGGAAGAAGGCTGAGCAGAGAACCTCAAAGCAAGGATCTGAGGACTGAAGGCCTTCAGATTTCTCACTGAAAACAGATAAATACACACAAAATCAGAGTTCAGTATCATTTTGTAACTCAAAATTCAATTAGCATTTGATCAAAAGCATTCAAAACCTCGCTGAATTGAAAATTGAAGCAACATCTCTTTGCTCTTTCCTCCTCCCCTTATCTTTCTTTCACTGATttgatgattttcttcatgaataaaaagagagagagaagaagaagagacGTAAGATTTAGAGGAGAGTGACTTCTTAGAATCTGACCGTTGGATTTCGCTAAGAAATCATCTGACGGTAGATATTCAAAGTTGATGTTAATTTAATAAACATTCTTCCTAATCAGGACAATGTAGGTTGACATTTATCCAAAAGATACGTACATTAATTATATTACAAAGAATATAAAAATGGGATGTGTAAGTGtcatgattttaattaaattatcatgACTCTAACGGtagtttacttttatttttttttttaaattaatattttatttaaaaatgatgATTATGCATAGCTACTAAAAAAAGATTATGATGTATTGGGCATAATAAAAAATGATGATTATGATGTCTTGTTCTCATCCTACCAGTAACACCTTCAATCCTAATAGTAATACTAATAACTAATAAACCCACACACATCTCACAAGAAACAGAATCACCAAGACCACCACATGTGATCAGGTttgcaattcatttattttatacccACCCCATTGAAGCTGATCCATCTCCCCATCCAACCCATAAATGAAAGGAAGCAACACAGCATATGCATGCACATGCGCACGTGCGTTTGCGCACCCACGAAAAGAAGAGTGAGCGACTAAGCTAAAAGAGGAAACAAATATGAACAATGAGCATGATTTCGTGTAGTCCGAAGCAACAGAAAAGGAGAATCATCAACCAATTTTTGCCTATTATATTGTGCTCAGGCTAACCACGCCACCCCTGCAGGTGCTGCAGGCTGCAGATGGAATATTACGTCCCATTGAAAAGCAGGGCGCAGGACGCTAGTTTTATTAGCGTACTGTGTGTTCGATTGTGTAGTCGCGTCAATTGGCAGGAGCTCGGGACACTAATATAATTAGCGTTCTGTGTATATTTCGTGGTGAATCTCCAGTCTCGTCCGAAGTCCCATCTCTAGTGAGCCGTTGGGGAAAGACAAGCGGGACGCTATTTTTATTCGCGTCCAGAGTTCATCCCACTCACTTTATCTCCCCTGCGCTCTCATTTACGGCATCCGTCTCTTACGCGATCAAAATTTTTCCAAGAAGCAGCTTACAGCCCTCAAAACGCTCGTTCATTCCTCATTTACACCATTGTCTCATTTTGGTGGAGCAGCTTACAGCCGGGTGGAGCAAGAAGGAGGAGACAGGTGCAGTGGTAGATcacaaagagaaaaagaagaaatttgaaaaaaaattatattcaggTATGtattttgattgtttaataatttttaatatgcaATATATGAAATGCTTGAGTGATAATATGTTTATTATTCTAAaaataatgtaattttttttttatgcatgttGGTATGTTTGTGAGAAACATTTGGTGAGCAAGTTGATATTTTTGTATGCATGACTTAAGAAATAAAATTTCTTGACAATTTTTAACATGCAATATATAAAATGCTTGAgtgttaatatatttattattctgaaaatattgttggTATGTTTGTGAGAAAGTTTTGGTGAGCAAGTTGATATAATACTGTTAAAATGAGTAAAAGTTATTGGGAAAATATTACAAGAAATTAGATTTTTAGTATATAATAGTAAAGAaggcaaagaaaaaataatataaatttgtaGTATTAAGAAAATGTTaggaaagagaaaataaaaattataaatgtaaattatgttaagaaaaaaattttatattaagtcATATAATTTTTGTATCACAAAATATAATAGTTTAATAAGTTGAACAGAGAATATGAGTATAAAGTAAAATAATAGTTTAAGTTTTTAAAAATTAGTAAAAGCTATAGAAGAAAgggaaaaattaatagaaaattgagtttataatatattatagaaaaggatgtaataaaaataaaatataaatttatattattaaaatattattaaaaaataaaaaattagtaatataaaaaattgtcaaaaataagtagcattttaattaaaatgtaattaataaaaataaattataaaattatattatttagataatattaaagaaataaaaaatagtaaGATAAAAAAAATTGGCGGAACACAATATaacaattaaaatgtaattattaaaaataaaaaaattaatattattaaaatatgattaaaaaatgaaaacaatagtaacataaaaatttgtcgaaaatcattgcatatttaattaaaatgtaattattagaaataaaatattaatttattttattaattaaattaataaatataaaaaatgaaaaattaataaaaatagcaaaattaataaatttatattattaaaatattattaaaaaatgaaaaattagtaatataaaaaattgccaaaaataagtagcattttaattaaaatgtaattaataaaaataaattataaaattatattatttagataatattaaagaaataaaaaatagtaaGATAAAAAAATTAGCGAAACTCAATATaacaattaaaatgtaattattaaaaataattaatattattaaaatatgattaaaaaatgaaaacaatagtaacataaaaatttgtcgaaatcattgcatatttaattaaaatgtaattattagaaataaaatattaatttattttattaattaaaattaaaaaaatagaaaaattagtaatgtaaaatgttgttgaaaataatttctttattaaGTAAAATATAACGACCTATTATCAACCAGACCGTTTATGCTGATAGTTGTTGCGATTTTTATTTTATCAGAAATGTCAATTCCAACTTTTGCTACTTTATATTGGGATGGAGAAATCATTATGGATGATGAAAGCTGTGAATATTATAGGGGTTCATCAACCGTCATTACTATTGGTAAACGTATGGATTTTGAtactttaggaatgaaaattgtcCGTGGAATTAATCTTAAAGGTGGACATGAATTTATATCGAAAATCTTATTCAGACAACCCATTGAAAAAAATGGCTCATTTAAATGGGACTGCATGGGTTTGGCAAACGATGACGATGTGAATAttatgtttaatttcattgatgaaATTGGAGGTATGTCATCGATTGAATTATATATTGACATTTTTTGACCATCTGCAAATGTTGTTGATGAAGCGGGCCCATCAAATACTTGTTACACTGAAGCACTTCAGTGCACGGATGATTTTGAATTCGCTAGCAGTTATTATTGTCCCGATGATGATGAGGATGATGCGGAGTCTGATGAAGAATGGATTGATAGTGATGACTGGGACATGAATGAGGATGGTGGTCATCATAATGAGTTAGTAGTAGATTTGCCTTTTTACTATAATACTCATGTTGCAAACCCAATAATGCTGCTTATCCCTCCTTCGCCTTATAATG includes:
- the LOC131173244 gene encoding methylmalonate-semialdehyde dehydrogenase [acylating], mitochondrial-like; amino-acid sequence: MLLQFSIQRVRNLKAFSPQILALRFSAQPSSSKRKPMRVPNFIGGTFVDSQSSTAIDVINPATQEVVSQVPLTTNEEFKAAVSAAKQAFPSWRNTPVTTRQRIMFKLQELIRRDIDKLAMNITTEQGKTLKDAHGDVFRGLEVVEHACGMATLQMGEYVPNVSNGIDTYSIREPLGVCAGICPFNFPALIPLWMFPLAVTCGNTFVLKPSEKDPGASITLAELAMEAGLPNGVLNIVHGTNDVVNAICDDDNIRAISFVGSNIAGMHIYARASAKGKRVQSNMGAKNHAIVLPDANMDAALNALVAAGFGAAGQRCMALSTVVFVGDSQPWENKLVERAKALKVNAGTVPDADLGPVISKQAKERIHRLIQSGVESGAKLLLDGRNIVVPGYEQGNFIGPTILSGVTADMECYKEEIFGPVFLCMKADSFEEAIDIVNRNKYGNGAAIFTTSGAAARKFQTEIEAGQVGINVPIPVPLPFFSFTGSKASFAGDLNFYGKAGVNFFTQIKTITQQWKDLAAGSGVSLAMPTSQKI